A single window of Helicobacter pylori DNA harbors:
- the rpsF gene encoding 30S ribosomal protein S6: MRHYETMFILKPTLVEEEIKSKIEFYKEVITKHHGVIETSLDMGMRNLAYEIKKHKRGYYYVAYFKAEPSMILELERLYRINEDVLRFIVIKYESKKEVEAWHALVDRANKKPSHAKEKHEKTEHAHSHHAEEAKSTESHSE, from the coding sequence ATGAGGCATTATGAAACGATGTTTATTCTCAAACCTACTTTAGTAGAAGAAGAGATTAAATCCAAAATTGAATTTTATAAAGAAGTGATCACTAAGCATCACGGCGTGATTGAAACGAGCCTGGATATGGGCATGCGTAATTTGGCTTATGAAATCAAAAAGCACAAAAGAGGCTATTATTATGTGGCGTATTTCAAAGCAGAGCCGTCCATGATTTTAGAGCTTGAACGATTGTATCGCATCAATGAAGATGTGTTGCGTTTCATTGTGATCAAATACGAAAGCAAGAAGGAAGTAGAAGCGTGGCATGCGTTAGTGGATAGGGCTAATAAAAAGCCATCACACGCCAAAGAAAAACACGAAAAAACCGAACATGCGCATTCTCACCACGCAGAGGAAGCAAAAAGCACAGAATCTCATAGCGAATAA
- a CDS encoding extracellular solute-binding protein: MKILSLWLGVFCFLKATPYLYLGEEPRYKENFTHFEYANPNARKGGVLRNDAIGTFDSLNPFALKGTKAEGLDLIYDTLMVQSLDEPFAEYPLIAKDAEVAKDNSYVIFTLDKRARFSNNAPILASDVKFSFDTIMKLGSPIYRQYYQDVKKAVILDKHHVKFIFKTTENKELPLILGQLQIFSKKAFQKDYFEKNPLLIPVSSGPYVIASFDVGKKITYQRNPNYWARNLPSRKGQFNFDEIKFEYYKDETIALQAFLSGAYDWRIESTAKVWARGYVGKAMDNKKITKYLIAHKMPSGMQGFFFNTRREIFKDKRVREALFYAFDFEWANKNLFFSQYKRTTSFFSNSIYASPPLPSPEEKVLLAPYEKSLDERVFKEPYVVPRTDGADVLGYNLRENLKYAQKLLESAGFSYKNMRLVDKNNKPFSFTLLLNSPAFERLALAFAKNLRVLGIEMKIQRVDLSQYVNRVKSYDFDMIVGVIGQSSFPGNEQRFYFGSLSAKEKGSRNYAGISSKAVDDLIEKIINAKDYKEQLAAIQAMDRVLLWGFYVIPHFYLPNYRIAAYNYIGMPENSPSYGFSPYLWWIKEKDLQ, translated from the coding sequence ATGAAAATTTTAAGTTTATGGTTAGGGGTGTTTTGTTTTCTTAAAGCTACGCCTTATTTATACTTAGGCGAAGAGCCTAGATATAAGGAGAATTTCACGCATTTTGAATACGCTAACCCTAACGCTAGAAAGGGCGGTGTCTTAAGGAATGATGCTATAGGGACTTTTGATAGCCTTAACCCTTTTGCGCTTAAAGGCACTAAAGCCGAAGGCTTGGATCTCATTTATGACACTTTAATGGTGCAAAGCTTAGACGAACCTTTTGCCGAATACCCCTTAATCGCTAAAGACGCAGAAGTGGCTAAGGATAACAGCTATGTGATTTTTACCCTAGATAAAAGAGCGAGATTCAGCAATAACGCTCCCATTTTAGCGAGCGATGTGAAGTTTAGCTTTGATACGATCATGAAATTAGGATCGCCTATTTATAGGCAGTATTACCAAGATGTTAAAAAGGCGGTTATCTTAGACAAACACCATGTTAAATTCATTTTCAAAACCACTGAAAATAAAGAGTTGCCTCTCATTTTAGGGCAGTTGCAAATCTTTTCCAAAAAAGCGTTTCAAAAGGATTATTTTGAAAAAAACCCCTTACTCATTCCTGTTTCTAGTGGCCCTTATGTGATCGCTTCTTTTGATGTGGGCAAGAAAATCACCTACCAAAGAAACCCTAATTATTGGGCGAGGAATTTGCCTAGCAGAAAGGGACAATTCAATTTTGATGAGATCAAATTTGAGTATTATAAAGATGAAACCATTGCTTTACAGGCTTTTTTAAGCGGGGCGTATGATTGGCGCATTGAAAGCACGGCTAAGGTTTGGGCTAGGGGCTATGTGGGGAAAGCTATGGATAATAAAAAAATCACTAAATACCTCATAGCCCACAAAATGCCAAGCGGCATGCAAGGGTTTTTCTTCAACACGCGCCGAGAAATTTTCAAGGATAAAAGGGTGCGTGAAGCCTTATTTTATGCGTTTGATTTTGAATGGGCGAATAAAAATTTGTTTTTTTCGCAATACAAGCGCACCACCAGTTTTTTCAGTAACTCTATCTATGCGTCCCCTCCCCTCCCAAGCCCTGAAGAAAAAGTTCTGTTAGCCCCTTATGAAAAGAGTTTGGATGAAAGGGTTTTTAAAGAGCCTTATGTCGTGCCTAGAACCGATGGGGCTGATGTTTTGGGCTATAATTTGAGGGAAAATTTAAAATACGCCCAAAAGCTTTTAGAGAGCGCGGGCTTTTCTTACAAAAACATGCGTTTGGTGGATAAGAATAACAAGCCTTTCAGTTTCACTTTGCTTTTAAACAGCCCGGCATTTGAAAGACTGGCCCTAGCCTTTGCTAAAAACTTAAGGGTGTTAGGGATTGAAATGAAAATCCAAAGAGTGGATTTAAGCCAGTATGTCAATCGGGTCAAAAGCTATGATTTTGACATGATCGTAGGAGTGATAGGCCAATCGTCTTTCCCGGGTAATGAGCAGCGCTTTTATTTTGGCTCTTTGAGCGCGAAAGAAAAAGGCTCAAGGAATTATGCAGGAATCTCTAGTAAAGCGGTAGATGATTTGATTGAAAAAATCATTAACGCTAAAGATTATAAGGAGCAACTAGCCGCCATTCAAGCGATGGATAGGGTGCTGTTGTGGGGGTTTTATGTGATACCGCATTTTTATTTGCCTAATTACAGGATCGCAGCGTATAATTACATTGGCATGCCTGAAAACAGCCCTAGCTATGGATTTTCGCCGTATTTGTGGTGGATAAAAGAAAAGGATCTTCAATGA
- a CDS encoding RNB domain-containing ribonuclease yields the protein MQGFLRSLFFGVKKIPKRFAPLIEKGVLKEALQSNKDRYFLKEGFDIGKIERVKNKAFFVSLAKNYPKDPLIKNLPSSFKTDALILCKIESSKKRLIAFFKAALFDTQDTMIAYLAKEKNQIVAIPFKEPFKKPVSLKHSQRSLLALPRHCVVKIDLKKREISEILGALEDPLIDENLSLSLFDRVKDFSKDCLNLAQHYAQLKASDFKDRINYSHIPFITIDPKDAKDFDDAIFYDQEKRVLFVAVADVSEFVPKHSSLDKEARVRGFSVYFPNSVYPMLPLSLSQGACSLKAFEKRLALVHEIPLDDLKNARLSQGVIEVRANCTYEEINHFLSANQSSLDKDLQQSLLGFLEMALKLKKERLKKGFNFNSFENKLYLNKEGRIEKIETEKESDAHTLIEEAMLLANQSSAGLLDEHFHNKGIYRTHKEPSLEQQKRLYAKLFDYEIVRPKNMGFFPFLEHALKIAKEKKLEREVSRLIIKSQNLALYSPMQESHFGLGFASYTHFTSPIRRYSDLALHRLLKELLFHQAKGCSYLLEETPELCSELNALQKKAALIERDFIKRKFARLALELLEKEFLGVVLEVKDWVVVGLKEFIGLKVLVKTNKVFKPLEKVHVTITHADLILGRVWGEITERIKEHVS from the coding sequence ATGCAAGGGTTTTTAAGAAGCCTTTTTTTTGGGGTTAAAAAGATCCCTAAGCGATTCGCCCCCCTAATAGAAAAGGGCGTTTTAAAAGAAGCGCTTCAATCAAACAAGGATCGCTATTTTTTAAAAGAAGGCTTTGATATAGGCAAAATTGAAAGGGTAAAAAATAAGGCGTTTTTCGTTTCTTTAGCGAAAAATTACCCTAAAGACCCTTTAATCAAAAACTTACCCTCATCTTTCAAAACAGACGCTTTGATTTTATGCAAAATAGAATCTTCTAAAAAACGCCTCATAGCCTTTTTTAAAGCCGCTCTTTTTGATACGCAAGACACGATGATAGCTTACTTGGCGAAAGAAAAAAACCAGATTGTGGCTATCCCTTTTAAAGAGCCTTTTAAAAAACCTGTTTCTTTAAAGCACAGCCAAAGATCCTTATTGGCATTGCCTAGGCATTGCGTGGTAAAGATCGATCTTAAAAAGCGTGAAATCAGCGAAATTTTAGGGGCTTTAGAAGACCCTTTAATAGATGAAAACCTTTCTTTAAGCCTTTTTGACAGGGTTAAGGATTTTTCAAAAGATTGTTTGAATTTAGCCCAACATTACGCGCAACTCAAAGCGAGCGATTTTAAAGACAGGATCAATTACTCTCACATCCCTTTTATCACCATTGACCCCAAAGACGCTAAAGATTTTGACGATGCGATCTTTTATGACCAAGAAAAAAGGGTTTTGTTTGTGGCGGTTGCTGATGTGAGCGAATTTGTGCCGAAACATTCCAGTTTGGATAAAGAAGCTAGGGTTAGGGGCTTTAGCGTGTATTTCCCTAACAGCGTCTATCCCATGCTGCCTTTGAGTTTGTCTCAAGGGGCATGCTCATTAAAAGCGTTTGAAAAACGCCTGGCTTTAGTGCATGAAATCCCTTTAGATGATTTGAAAAACGCCCGATTATCTCAAGGCGTTATTGAAGTTAGGGCTAATTGCACTTATGAAGAAATCAACCATTTTTTAAGCGCTAATCAAAGCTCTTTAGATAAAGATTTGCAACAAAGCCTCTTAGGGTTTTTAGAAATGGCTTTAAAGTTAAAAAAGGAGCGTTTAAAAAAGGGGTTTAATTTCAATTCCTTTGAAAACAAGCTGTATTTGAATAAAGAAGGGCGTATAGAAAAAATTGAAACAGAAAAAGAAAGCGATGCGCACACCCTTATAGAAGAAGCCATGCTCTTAGCCAACCAGTCTAGTGCAGGGTTATTAGATGAGCATTTTCACAATAAGGGGATATACCGCACCCACAAAGAGCCGAGTTTGGAGCAGCAAAAACGCCTTTACGCTAAGCTTTTTGATTATGAGATCGTGCGCCCTAAAAACATGGGTTTTTTCCCTTTTTTAGAGCATGCCTTAAAAATAGCCAAAGAAAAGAAGTTAGAAAGAGAAGTTTCACGCCTAATCATCAAGTCTCAAAATTTAGCCCTTTATAGCCCCATGCAAGAAAGCCATTTTGGTTTGGGGTTTGCCAGCTATACGCATTTCACTTCGCCTATTAGACGATACAGCGATTTAGCCTTGCACAGGCTTTTAAAAGAATTATTGTTCCATCAGGCTAAAGGCTGTTCGTATTTGTTAGAAGAAACGCCTGAGTTGTGTTCTGAATTGAACGCTTTACAAAAAAAGGCCGCTTTGATTGAAAGGGATTTCATCAAACGCAAATTCGCTCGCTTAGCTTTAGAACTTTTAGAAAAAGAATTTTTGGGCGTTGTTTTGGAGGTTAAAGATTGGGTGGTGGTGGGGTTAAAAGAATTTATAGGGCTTAAAGTTTTAGTCAAAACGAACAAGGTTTTTAAACCTTTAGAAAAGGTGCACGTTACAATCACGCATGCGGATTTGATTTTAGGGCGAGTTTGGGGCGAAATCACAGAAAGGATTAAAGAGCATGTATCGTAA
- a CDS encoding single-stranded DNA-binding protein encodes MFNKVIMVGRLTRNVELKYLPSGSAAATIGLATSRRFKKQDGTLGEEVCFIDARLFGRTAEIANQYLSKGSSVLIEGRLTYESWMDQTGKKNSRHTITADSLQFMDKKSDNPQANAMQDSVMHENFNNAYPANHNAPSQDPFNQAQSYPQNAYAKENLQAQPSKYQNSVPEINIDEEEIPF; translated from the coding sequence ATGTTTAATAAAGTGATTATGGTAGGGCGTTTGACTAGGAATGTGGAGTTGAAATATTTGCCTAGCGGTTCGGCTGCGGCTACAATAGGTTTAGCCACAAGCAGGCGTTTTAAAAAGCAAGACGGCACGCTAGGCGAAGAAGTGTGCTTTATAGATGCACGTTTGTTTGGGCGAACGGCTGAAATCGCTAACCAGTATTTGAGCAAGGGGTCAAGCGTTTTGATAGAAGGCCGTTTGACTTATGAGAGCTGGATGGATCAAACGGGTAAAAAAAATTCCCGCCACACTATCACAGCGGACTCGTTGCAATTTATGGATAAAAAGTCAGACAATCCTCAAGCAAACGCCATGCAAGATAGCGTAATGCATGAGAATTTCAACAACGCTTATCCCGCTAATCATAACGCTCCCAGCCAGGATCCTTTTAACCAAGCCCAAAGCTACCCGCAAAACGCTTACGCTAAAGAGAATTTACAAGCACAGCCGTCCAAGTATCAAAACAG
- a CDS encoding shikimate dehydrogenase, with protein MKLKSFGVFGNPIKHSKSPLIHNACFLTFQKELGFLGHYHPILLPLESHIKNEFLTLGLSGANVTLPFKERAFQVCDKIKGIALECGAVNTLVLEDDELVGYNTDALGFWLSLGDEGYQSALILGAGGSAKALACGLQKQGLQVSVLNRSARGLDFFQRLGCDCFMDPPKSAFDLIINATSASLHNELPLDKEVLKGYFKEGKLAYDLAYGFLTPFLSLAKELKIPFQDGKDMLIYQAALSFEKFSASQIPYSKAFEVMRSVF; from the coding sequence ATGAAATTAAAATCTTTTGGGGTTTTTGGAAATCCCATTAAGCATTCCAAATCGCCCTTAATCCATAACGCTTGTTTTTTAACTTTTCAAAAAGAATTGGGGTTTTTGGGGCATTACCACCCCATATTACTCCCTTTAGAAAGCCACATCAAAAACGAGTTTTTAACTTTAGGGCTTAGTGGGGCTAATGTAACCTTACCCTTTAAAGAAAGGGCGTTTCAAGTTTGCGATAAGATCAAGGGCATTGCGCTTGAATGCGGAGCAGTCAATACGCTTGTTTTGGAAGATGATGAGCTTGTGGGTTACAATACCGACGCATTGGGTTTCTGGCTCTCTTTGGGAGATGAGGGCTACCAGAGCGCTCTGATTTTAGGCGCTGGGGGGAGCGCTAAAGCCCTAGCGTGCGGATTACAAAAACAAGGCTTACAAGTGAGCGTGTTGAACCGCTCTGCTAGGGGATTGGATTTTTTCCAACGCTTGGGCTGTGATTGTTTTATGGATCCTCCTAAAAGCGCTTTTGATTTGATCATTAACGCTACTTCAGCGAGTTTGCATAACGAATTGCCTTTGGATAAAGAGGTTTTGAAAGGGTATTTTAAAGAGGGCAAGCTCGCTTATGATTTGGCGTATGGGTTTTTAACGCCCTTTTTGTCTTTAGCCAAAGAGTTAAAAATCCCCTTTCAAGACGGGAAAGACATGCTCATCTATCAAGCTGCTTTAAGTTTTGAAAAATTCAGCGCTTCTCAAATCCCTTATTCAAAGGCGTTTGAAGTCATGCGAAGTGTTTTTTGA
- a CDS encoding SH3 domain-containing protein: MKTEMKSSLKLFAQPLLVVLAFMLLYALAHAALGFYVKKDNAQTSLNVEKSETERQNSTLSPKEEANATTTATEQSPTKDTAPPLETAVQKQETKQEQEKENEPKQDSVSPVQNDQKTPTTPTMGQKPLEYKVAVSGVNVRAFPSTKGKIIGSLVKDKSVKVLEIQNDWAEIEFSNKTKGYVFLKLLKKAE, from the coding sequence ATGAAAACTGAGATGAAATCTTCTTTAAAACTTTTTGCACAGCCTTTGTTGGTGGTTTTAGCGTTCATGTTGTTGTATGCTTTAGCGCATGCTGCACTTGGTTTTTACGTGAAAAAAGACAACGCTCAAACAAGCCTAAATGTAGAAAAAAGCGAGACAGAGCGTCAAAACAGCACGCTTTCGCCTAAAGAAGAAGCCAACGCAACCACAACCGCCACAGAACAAAGCCCCACCAAAGACACAGCGCCACCTTTAGAAACAGCCGTGCAAAAACAAGAGACTAAACAAGAGCAAGAAAAAGAAAACGAGCCTAAACAAGACAGCGTCTCGCCCGTTCAAAATGATCAAAAAACCCCCACAACCCCTACAATGGGACAAAAACCTTTAGAGTATAAGGTCGCAGTCAGTGGCGTGAACGTGCGCGCTTTTCCCAGCACAAAAGGTAAAATCATTGGCTCACTTGTAAAAGACAAAAGCGTGAAGGTTTTAGAAATCCAAAACGATTGGGCTGAAATTGAATTTTCTAATAAAACAAAGGGCTATGTGTTTTTAAAACTTTTAAAAAAGGCTGAATGA
- a CDS encoding microcin C ABC transporter permease YejB: MIAYILKRLLLIIPTLLAIMTINFFLIQSAPGGPIEQMMAKINNTQSKEIQGVVKERSYRASQGLESDLLENLKKLYGFDKPIGERYLLMLKKYLQFDFGESFYRQIKVIDLIKEKLPVSISLGFFSTLLIYLISIPLGIFKAKRNNEPLDVLSSVVIIVANAIPAFLFAVVLIVFFAGGNYWHWFPLKGLVSDNFESLSTLGKIKDYLWHITLPVLCISLGGFASLTLLVKNSFLDEMGKLYVLSAKAKGCSVGRIFYAHVFRNAILLVVAGFPQAFLGMFFSSSLLIEIVFSLDGLGLLGYESIVSRDYPVVFGSLYIFTLLGLVASLISDLLCVVIDPRIDFEKR, from the coding sequence ATGATTGCTTACATCCTTAAACGCTTGCTCTTGATTATCCCTACTTTATTAGCCATCATGACGATTAATTTCTTTTTGATCCAATCCGCCCCAGGAGGCCCTATAGAGCAGATGATGGCTAAAATCAATAACACGCAGTCCAAAGAGATTCAAGGCGTTGTTAAAGAGCGTTCGTATAGGGCGTCTCAAGGGTTGGAGAGCGATTTGTTAGAAAATTTAAAAAAACTCTATGGTTTTGACAAGCCCATAGGGGAGCGCTATCTTCTCATGCTCAAAAAATATCTGCAATTTGATTTTGGGGAGAGCTTTTATCGCCAGATTAAAGTGATAGATTTGATTAAGGAAAAATTGCCGGTATCCATTTCGTTAGGGTTTTTTAGCACGCTTTTGATTTATCTTATCTCTATCCCTTTAGGGATTTTCAAGGCCAAACGCAATAACGAGCCTTTAGATGTGTTAAGCAGCGTGGTGATCATTGTCGCTAACGCTATCCCGGCCTTTTTGTTTGCGGTGGTGTTGATCGTGTTTTTTGCTGGAGGGAATTATTGGCATTGGTTCCCTTTAAAAGGGTTGGTGAGCGATAATTTTGAAAGTTTGAGCACATTAGGTAAAATTAAAGATTATTTATGGCATATCACTTTGCCCGTTCTTTGCATTTCTTTAGGGGGTTTTGCAAGCCTCACGCTTTTGGTAAAAAACTCTTTTTTAGATGAAATGGGCAAACTTTATGTACTGAGCGCTAAGGCTAAGGGCTGTTCAGTGGGGCGTATTTTTTATGCGCATGTGTTCCGTAATGCGATTTTATTGGTGGTAGCGGGTTTTCCGCAGGCTTTTTTGGGCATGTTTTTTAGCTCAAGTTTATTGATAGAGATTGTTTTTAGTTTAGACGGGTTAGGGCTTTTAGGGTATGAAAGCATTGTGAGTAGGGATTATCCTGTCGTGTTTGGTTCGCTTTATATTTTCACGCTTTTGGGTTTGGTGGCGAGTTTGATAAGCGATTTGCTCTGCGTGGTGATTGACCCTAGGATTGATTTTGAAAAGCGTTGA
- the holA gene encoding DNA polymerase III subunit delta: protein MYRKDLDHYLKQRLPKAVFLYGEFDFFIHYYAQTISALFKCNNPDTETSLFYASDYEKSQIATLLEQDSLFGGSSLVILKLDFALHKKFKENDINLFLKALERPSHNRLIIGLYNAKSDTTKYKYTSDAIVKLFQKSPLKDEAIYARFFTPKTWESLKFLQERANLLHLDISGHLLNALFEINNEDLGISFNDLDKLAVLNAPITLEDIQELSSNAGDMDLQKLILGLFLKKSVLDIYDYLLKEGKKDADILRGLERYFYQLFLFFAHIKTTGLMDAKEVLGYAPPKEIAENYAKNALRLKEAGYKRVFEIFRLWHLQSMQGQKELGFLYLTPIQKIINP, encoded by the coding sequence ATGTATCGTAAAGATTTGGACCATTATTTAAAACAACGCCTCCCTAAAGCGGTGTTTTTGTATGGGGAGTTTGATTTTTTTATTCATTATTACGCTCAAACGATTAGCGCGCTTTTTAAATGCAATAACCCTGACACAGAAACTTCGCTTTTTTATGCGAGCGATTATGAAAAAAGCCAGATTGCGACCCTTTTAGAGCAGGATTCTTTATTTGGAGGGAGCAGTTTAGTCATTTTAAAACTGGATTTTGCCCTGCATAAGAAATTTAAAGAAAATGATATCAATCTTTTTTTAAAAGCCCTAGAGCGGCCTAGCCATAACAGGCTTATCATAGGGCTTTATAATGCTAAAAGCGACACCACCAAATACAAATACACTAGCGATGCTATCGTTAAACTTTTCCAAAAAAGCCCTTTGAAAGATGAAGCGATCTACGCGCGCTTTTTTACCCCTAAAACTTGGGAGAGTTTGAAATTCTTGCAAGAAAGGGCTAATCTTTTACATTTAGACATCAGCGGCCATCTTTTAAACGCTCTTTTTGAAATTAATAACGAAGATTTAGGCATTTCGTTTAACGATTTAGACAAGCTAGCGGTTTTAAACGCACCCATCACTTTAGAAGACATTCAAGAATTAAGCTCCAATGCGGGGGATATGGATTTGCAAAAGCTCATTTTAGGGCTTTTTTTGAAAAAAAGCGTGCTTGATATTTATGATTATTTGTTAAAAGAGGGCAAAAAGGATGCGGATATTTTAAGGGGGTTAGAGCGGTATTTTTACCAGCTTTTTTTATTTTTCGCCCATATTAAAACGACCGGTTTAATGGACGCTAAAGAGGTTTTAGGCTACGCTCCTCCTAAAGAGATTGCTGAAAATTACGCTAAAAACGCCTTGCGTTTGAAAGAAGCTGGCTATAAGAGGGTTTTTGAAATTTTTAGGTTATGGCACCTTCAAAGCATGCAAGGGCAAAAGGAATTGGGCTTTTTGTATTTGACCCCCATTCAAAAAATCATTAACCCCTAA